The Collimonas sp. PA-H2 genome contains a region encoding:
- a CDS encoding NAD(P)/FAD-dependent oxidoreductase, giving the protein MSASSVSSNNATVCIIGGGPGGLSAARALKRQGVSYEQFERHSDVGGIWDMDNPGSPMYESAHFISSRDQSGYADFPMPKDYPDYPTNQQIVSYVRSFARAFGLYDNIRFGVSVRSIDKLADGRWQVTLENGEQRRYGAVICATGCNWDPSLPEIKGQFNGEIRHSVTYKRGEEFKGKRVMVVGAGNSGADISCDAATYADTAFISMRRGYHFIPKHLFGVPSDEFAEKGPQLPMWLERPVFSGILKMITGDLTRFGLPKPDHKLFESHPLMNTQLLHHLQHGNIAVRPDVERYDGDEVVFKDGSREQLDLVLYATGYKWSAPYAGSYFEWQGGRPQMYLSVFNRVHHNLFGIGYIETNSSAFKLFDAQAHLIASYLRDQFVEGAGPERVRAFDELIAHDDPDLSGGIKFIKSQRHTVYLEVHALKRYLKKLHKRIGWPALRDGDYAQMLKPQPEQTPQLQKNALKEAA; this is encoded by the coding sequence GGCATCTGGGACATGGACAACCCGGGCAGCCCGATGTACGAATCGGCCCATTTCATTTCATCGCGCGACCAGTCCGGCTACGCCGACTTCCCGATGCCAAAAGACTATCCCGACTACCCGACCAACCAGCAGATTGTCAGCTATGTAAGATCGTTCGCGCGCGCCTTTGGCCTGTACGACAACATCCGCTTCGGTGTTTCGGTGCGCAGCATAGACAAGCTGGCGGACGGCCGCTGGCAAGTGACGCTGGAGAACGGCGAGCAGCGCCGTTATGGCGCGGTGATCTGCGCCACCGGTTGCAACTGGGATCCCAGCCTGCCGGAAATCAAGGGCCAGTTCAACGGCGAGATCCGCCATTCCGTCACTTACAAGCGCGGCGAGGAATTCAAGGGCAAGCGCGTGATGGTGGTCGGCGCCGGCAATTCGGGCGCTGACATTTCCTGTGATGCCGCCACCTATGCCGATACCGCATTCATCAGCATGCGGCGCGGCTACCACTTCATCCCCAAGCACCTGTTCGGCGTGCCGTCCGACGAGTTTGCCGAAAAGGGTCCGCAGCTGCCGATGTGGCTGGAGCGCCCGGTGTTCAGCGGCATCCTCAAGATGATCACCGGCGATCTCACCCGCTTCGGCCTGCCGAAGCCGGACCACAAGCTGTTTGAAAGCCATCCGCTGATGAATACCCAGCTGCTGCATCATCTGCAGCATGGCAATATCGCCGTGCGGCCGGATGTCGAACGCTACGATGGCGACGAGGTGGTGTTCAAGGATGGCAGCCGCGAGCAGCTGGACCTGGTGCTGTACGCCACCGGTTATAAATGGAGCGCGCCTTACGCCGGCAGCTATTTCGAATGGCAGGGCGGACGGCCGCAGATGTATCTGTCGGTGTTCAACCGCGTGCACCACAACCTGTTCGGCATCGGCTATATCGAAACCAATTCCAGCGCCTTCAAGTTGTTCGACGCACAAGCTCACTTGATCGCCAGCTATCTGCGCGATCAGTTCGTCGAAGGCGCCGGACCGGAACGAGTGCGCGCCTTCGATGAACTGATCGCGCATGACGATCCCGATCTTTCCGGCGGCATCAAGTTCATCAAGTCGCAGCGCCATACCGTCTACCTGGAAGTGCATGCGCTCAAGCGCTACCTGAAGAAACTGCACAAGCGCATCGGCTGGCCGGCATTGCGGGATGGCGACTACGCGCAGATGCTCAAGCCGCAGCCGGAACAAACACCGCAACTCCAGAAAAATGCACTGAAGGAGGCGGCATGA
- a CDS encoding SDR family oxidoreductase, with protein sequence MKLGPEFAGRVALLTGAAGGIGREIAKRLDDAGLRLVLCDLNQAGLDELAAGLKGKPLLIAGDLCRRDLLEQIRQQVEEQFGHLDILLNNAAVVRTDRFDEYALDHIESDLQINLITPLLLARIMVPLLKLAPDPRIINTISLGGVLPMPESPLYSASKFGLRGATLSIAVDFEKKGIKVGGILPSSVDTAQLRHEALTGGSALNFIDPPQSPSHVADEMLRMLLDPRYERYPKMSDAMLVRLAMLFPNRIGKIINWFEKKGQAGRKRYLEERGLTSQVVRW encoded by the coding sequence ATGAAGCTCGGTCCGGAATTTGCCGGCCGGGTCGCCCTGCTGACCGGCGCCGCCGGCGGCATCGGCCGCGAGATCGCCAAGCGCCTGGACGATGCCGGCCTGCGGCTGGTCCTGTGCGATTTGAACCAGGCCGGCCTCGACGAACTGGCCGCCGGCCTCAAGGGCAAGCCGCTGCTGATTGCTGGCGACCTGTGCCGGCGCGACTTGCTGGAACAGATCCGCCAGCAAGTCGAGGAACAGTTCGGCCACCTGGATATCCTGCTCAACAACGCCGCCGTGGTGCGCACCGACCGTTTCGACGAATATGCGCTGGACCATATCGAAAGCGATTTGCAGATCAACCTGATCACGCCGCTGCTGCTGGCGCGCATCATGGTGCCGCTGCTGAAACTCGCGCCCGATCCGCGCATCATCAACACGATTTCGCTGGGCGGCGTCTTGCCGATGCCGGAGAGTCCGTTGTACAGTGCCAGCAAGTTCGGATTGCGCGGCGCCACCTTGTCGATTGCGGTGGATTTTGAAAAGAAGGGCATCAAGGTCGGCGGTATCCTGCCTTCTTCGGTGGATACCGCGCAGCTGCGGCATGAAGCCTTGACCGGCGGCAGCGCGCTCAACTTCATCGATCCGCCGCAAAGCCCCTCGCACGTGGCGGACGAGATGCTGCGGATGCTGCTGGATCCGCGCTACGAGCGTTACCCGAAAATGTCCGACGCCATGCTGGTCAGGCTGGCGATGCTGTTTCCGAACCGGATCGGCAAGATCATCAACTGGTTTGAAAAGAAGGGCCAGGCCGGCCGCAAGCGCTATCTGGAAGAGCGCGGCCTGACCAGCCAGGTGGTGCGCTGGTAG
- a CDS encoding MFS transporter encodes MASSAAPATVQAPSMHAAAGKPLSPAAPGRREMLRLAIVYAVAINGTILTPFIVATLMLRFGLDEGQATMMTGFEMLGMALSCMLLPHLVARHASRFAWLGMLGTVAMQAASALLATAQAVGMARGMAGVFEGMLFMLVAARVANQPSAERIWGVIVLVAGLVNGALLIGISYLPERWAAQWLFLALAMLALCAAPVLLQAGRAIVHDGRAVKKTSAGALPWLRIGAVWLLTILIYGVQAGQWAVTELAGQHAGLATSTIGILLSISSFLGFLGCIASSWRGSHQHRRVIIVAALLLMMVSVMWFFSARSGAAYFSSQLLLNIGFYALTPFLTGLLSEIDSDGSLVSRTVVVTLAGVAFGTTAAGWLLSALGAERFGMVLGAVVLLGIPLVAIAFAPATRRTAAAK; translated from the coding sequence ATGGCTTCAAGCGCAGCGCCCGCTACTGTTCAGGCCCCATCCATGCATGCCGCCGCCGGCAAGCCGCTGTCGCCGGCAGCGCCGGGGCGGCGCGAAATGCTGCGCCTGGCGATCGTCTATGCGGTAGCCATCAACGGTACTATCCTGACGCCTTTCATCGTTGCCACCCTGATGCTGCGCTTCGGCCTGGATGAGGGCCAGGCCACCATGATGACCGGCTTTGAAATGCTGGGCATGGCGCTCAGCTGCATGCTGCTGCCGCACTTGGTAGCACGGCATGCCAGCCGCTTTGCCTGGCTCGGCATGCTGGGGACTGTGGCGATGCAGGCCGCCAGTGCGCTGCTGGCGACGGCGCAGGCAGTCGGCATGGCGCGCGGCATGGCCGGCGTGTTCGAAGGCATGCTCTTCATGCTGGTGGCGGCCAGGGTCGCCAACCAGCCATCCGCCGAGCGCATCTGGGGCGTGATCGTGCTGGTGGCCGGCTTGGTCAACGGCGCGCTGCTGATCGGCATTTCCTACCTGCCGGAACGCTGGGCGGCGCAGTGGCTGTTCCTGGCGCTGGCCATGCTGGCGCTGTGCGCCGCGCCAGTGCTGCTGCAAGCCGGCCGCGCCATCGTCCATGACGGCCGCGCCGTAAAAAAGACATCCGCCGGCGCCTTGCCATGGCTGCGCATAGGCGCCGTCTGGCTGCTCACCATCCTGATCTATGGCGTGCAGGCCGGCCAGTGGGCGGTGACCGAGCTGGCCGGGCAGCATGCCGGACTGGCAACTTCGACCATCGGCATCCTGTTGTCGATTTCTTCCTTTCTCGGTTTCCTCGGCTGCATCGCCTCTTCCTGGCGCGGCAGCCACCAGCATCGGCGCGTGATTATCGTGGCGGCGCTGCTGCTGATGATGGTGTCGGTGATGTGGTTCTTCTCGGCCCGCAGCGGCGCCGCTTATTTCAGCAGCCAGCTGCTGCTGAATATCGGCTTCTACGCGCTGACTCCCTTCCTTACCGGCCTGCTGTCCGAGATCGACAGCGACGGCTCGCTGGTGTCGCGTACCGTGGTAGTGACGCTGGCCGGCGTGGCGTTCGGCACCACCGCGGCCGGCTGGCTGCTGAGCGCCCTCGGCGCCGAGCGCTTCGGCATGGTGCTGGGAGCCGTGGTGCTGCTGGGCATTCCGCTGGTGGCGATCGCCTTTGCCCCAGCCACCCGCCGCACCGCCGCCGCCAAGTGA
- a CDS encoding DUF1329 domain-containing protein codes for MKMHPIKPKASLLMLSIACLLAPLVWAQQASKLGAELTPVGAEKAGSKDGVIPAWSGGDVNPQGGYKAGQPRPDPYAADKTLYSINAANVDKYAAKLSPGQVQLIKSIKGYRVDVYPTHRSCGYPEVVYQRSKENVGFAKLAANGYELAEAKTAGYPFPMPASGVEAMWNFKMRYQGEGLTWAYSTVVPPKGGSDIGQPLVQEDYIMFPLSEPKNNNIAGAKGVESLYLSPYIAPAQFAGDVTLSHAYIGKPNDIWLYFASQRRVRRAPTYSYDAPILNDENLETIDQYTMYNGPLDRYDYKLAGKKEMIVPYNWNKLNSVQAKIGDVVQPTFLSRDLARYETHRVWEIEATVKQGARHTFPKRTFYLDEDSWQILVQDLYDGQGKVQRVMESGVVMATELPACVQEAYASHDLALGRYIAERIPAGQKQSDWLAGRDGRVKESMFEPDGLRRFATR; via the coding sequence ATGAAAATGCACCCGATCAAACCGAAAGCTTCGCTGCTAATGCTCTCCATCGCCTGCCTGCTGGCGCCGCTGGTATGGGCGCAGCAAGCTTCGAAACTGGGCGCCGAGCTGACCCCGGTAGGCGCCGAAAAAGCCGGCAGCAAGGATGGCGTGATCCCGGCCTGGAGCGGCGGTGACGTCAATCCGCAAGGTGGCTACAAGGCCGGCCAGCCGCGGCCCGATCCGTATGCGGCCGACAAGACGCTGTATTCGATCAATGCCGCCAATGTCGATAAATATGCCGCCAAGCTGTCGCCCGGCCAGGTGCAGCTGATCAAGAGCATCAAGGGCTATCGCGTGGATGTGTATCCGACGCATCGTTCCTGCGGCTATCCGGAGGTGGTCTACCAGCGCAGCAAGGAAAATGTCGGTTTCGCCAAGCTGGCCGCCAACGGCTACGAACTGGCGGAAGCCAAGACCGCCGGCTACCCGTTCCCGATGCCGGCCAGCGGCGTCGAAGCCATGTGGAACTTCAAGATGCGCTACCAGGGCGAGGGCCTGACCTGGGCCTACTCCACGGTGGTGCCGCCGAAAGGCGGCAGCGACATCGGCCAGCCGCTGGTGCAGGAGGACTACATCATGTTCCCGCTGTCGGAGCCGAAGAACAATAATATCGCCGGCGCAAAGGGGGTCGAGTCGCTCTACCTCAGTCCGTATATCGCACCGGCCCAGTTTGCCGGCGACGTCACCTTGTCGCACGCCTATATCGGCAAACCGAATGATATCTGGCTGTACTTCGCCAGCCAGCGCCGGGTGCGGCGCGCGCCGACCTATTCCTACGATGCTCCCATCCTCAACGATGAAAACCTGGAAACCATCGATCAGTACACCATGTACAACGGCCCGCTGGACCGCTACGACTACAAGCTGGCCGGCAAGAAGGAAATGATCGTTCCCTACAACTGGAACAAGCTCAATTCGGTGCAGGCTAAGATCGGCGACGTCGTGCAGCCGACTTTCCTCAGCCGCGACCTGGCGCGCTACGAAACCCACCGCGTGTGGGAAATCGAAGCCACCGTCAAGCAGGGCGCGCGCCATACCTTCCCCAAGCGGACCTTTTATCTGGATGAAGATTCCTGGCAAATCCTGGTGCAGGATCTGTACGACGGCCAGGGCAAGGTCCAGCGCGTGATGGAAAGCGGGGTGGTGATGGCGACCGAGCTGCCGGCTTGCGTGCAGGAAGCCTATGCCAGCCATGACCTGGCGCTGGGACGCTACATCGCCGAACGGATCCCGGCCGGGCAAAAGCAGTCCGACTGGCTGGCCGGCCGCGATGGCCGGGTCAAGGAATCGATGTTCGAGCCTGACGGCCTGCGCCGCTTCGCTACTCGCTGA
- a CDS encoding DUF1302 domain-containing protein: MKKMANRKKGRLCSFRPGMAVALVWGSSTVFSHAARAEQFDLGNGLSGSFDSSVSFGVGVRTSSPNCSFIGQDNGGCASSGQVDIARRDPLNFNQSYDLTRLNQDNGNLNYKSGQVFSAALRGVHDLYLKAPDGWSGLMRAAWSYDFAADRTGYADLEPDARSHAVHDIRLLDAYVNKEFEIDQHPVRVRVGNQVISWGEDIFIPGGINSINSIDVRRAHSPGVQLKEIFRPAPILSLNAEVAKGLSVEGYYQTRWNGYEFDPVGTFFSTSDIVGRGSSGAFLPTSLVNSVTGPLGLPPAPPGTVGDTGTRIIGVNPSTGLPFNRQLTAGELADPNLNPLYGPLVHSGSVIPRGIDHNPRNSGQFGLSTRYTFPDSGDELALYYVRYHDKIPFASIRVNQGTSANPFGWQDIYLDYAEDRNLFGVSYNTRAGDWAFGTELSFRPKESIPIDPTIVANPANPYYCNADLNPVNYRPTGYVCRGAVDQKKYQFHLTALNIFTPGGSFGGLLRALGATEGSFTSEVAAAYYPDLDLNQGIPYSVTSDYRVPTKLSSGLVAQIGVNYPAAFGGQASYAPDLSLSYGMSGVSASALPGFIQGAGAVVVGLTVDFKTKPATKMRVDYTHNYGGGQSNLMRDRDFATFSFTTSF; the protein is encoded by the coding sequence ATGAAGAAGATGGCGAACAGGAAGAAGGGCCGCTTGTGCAGTTTCCGGCCTGGCATGGCAGTGGCTTTGGTTTGGGGCAGTTCGACGGTGTTCAGCCATGCGGCCAGGGCGGAGCAGTTTGATCTCGGCAACGGCTTGAGCGGCAGTTTCGATTCTTCGGTTTCCTTCGGCGTCGGCGTACGCACCTCCAGTCCCAACTGCAGCTTCATCGGCCAGGACAACGGCGGCTGCGCCAGCAGCGGCCAGGTCGACATCGCGCGCCGCGATCCGCTCAATTTCAACCAGTCCTACGACCTGACCCGGCTCAACCAGGACAACGGCAACCTCAACTATAAAAGCGGGCAGGTGTTTTCGGCTGCCCTGCGCGGTGTGCACGATCTGTACCTGAAGGCGCCGGACGGCTGGAGCGGCCTGATGCGCGCCGCCTGGTCCTACGACTTCGCCGCCGACCGCACCGGTTACGCCGATCTGGAACCGGACGCCCGTAGCCATGCAGTGCACGACATCCGCCTGCTGGATGCCTATGTCAACAAGGAATTCGAGATCGACCAGCATCCGGTGCGGGTGCGGGTCGGCAACCAGGTGATCAGCTGGGGCGAAGACATTTTTATTCCCGGCGGGATCAATTCGATCAACTCCATCGACGTCCGGCGCGCACACAGTCCGGGCGTCCAGCTCAAGGAAATATTCCGGCCGGCGCCTATCCTCTCGCTCAACGCCGAAGTGGCAAAAGGCTTGAGCGTGGAAGGCTATTATCAGACCCGCTGGAACGGCTATGAATTCGATCCGGTTGGCACCTTCTTTTCCACCAGCGATATCGTCGGACGCGGCTCCAGCGGCGCCTTCCTGCCGACCTCGCTGGTCAATTCCGTCACCGGTCCGCTCGGTCTACCGCCGGCGCCGCCGGGCACGGTCGGCGATACCGGCACCCGCATCATCGGCGTCAATCCGAGCACCGGACTGCCGTTCAACCGTCAGTTGACAGCGGGCGAGCTGGCCGATCCCAATCTCAATCCGCTGTATGGCCCGTTGGTCCACAGCGGCAGCGTGATCCCGCGCGGCATCGATCATAATCCGAGGAACAGCGGCCAGTTCGGCCTGTCCACGCGCTACACCTTTCCCGACAGCGGCGACGAGCTGGCCTTGTACTACGTGCGCTATCACGACAAGATCCCGTTCGCCAGCATCCGCGTCAACCAGGGCACTAGCGCCAATCCCTTCGGCTGGCAGGATATCTATCTGGACTACGCTGAAGACCGCAACCTGTTCGGCGTCTCCTACAACACCCGCGCCGGCGACTGGGCTTTTGGCACGGAACTGTCGTTCCGGCCGAAGGAAAGCATTCCGATCGATCCGACCATCGTCGCCAATCCGGCCAATCCGTATTACTGCAACGCCGACCTCAATCCGGTCAATTACCGTCCTACCGGCTATGTCTGCCGCGGCGCGGTCGACCAGAAGAAGTACCAGTTCCACCTGACCGCCCTGAATATCTTCACCCCGGGCGGCAGTTTCGGTGGCCTGCTGCGGGCGCTAGGCGCGACCGAGGGCTCGTTCACTTCCGAGGTGGCGGCGGCCTACTATCCAGATCTCGATCTCAACCAGGGAATTCCGTATTCGGTCACCTCCGATTACCGGGTGCCGACCAAGCTGTCCAGCGGCCTGGTGGCGCAGATCGGCGTCAACTATCCAGCCGCGTTCGGCGGCCAGGCTTCTTATGCGCCAGACCTGTCGCTGTCGTATGGCATGTCCGGCGTGTCGGCCAGCGCCTTGCCTGGTTTCATCCAGGGAGCGGGCGCCGTGGTGGTTGGCCTGACCGTCGATTTCAAGACCAAGCCGGCTACCAAGATGCGGGTCGACTACACCCACAATTACGGTGGCGGCCAGTCCAACCTGATGCGCGACCGCGACTTCGCCACTTTCAGTTTCACGACTTCGTTCTGA
- a CDS encoding RND family transporter, which translates to MSGSTQHLPQDSRLLRMVARLESVLFRRRLPVLLAFAAFTACMAVLALGLRMSAGFEKTLPQQHEYIKTFNQYREALFGANRLIVVVHARHGTIWNPPVLRQLLGVTEAVNYLQGVDRSSVMSLWTPNVFFTEITEEGFKALPITGGEIIPEKLNPQVIADIRERVAAGGYLGNLVSRDQSSAMVLAELQDSDPQTSQPLDYRTFNQLLEDKVRKQFENADVEIQIIGFAKAIGDIGEEASKVMLFFGIALLLTGLSVYWYCRSLRLTLLPLVCSLSSLVWQFGTLRLLGFGLDPLAILVPFLVFAIGVSHGVQQINFIVREIADGKSTELAARHSFTGLLIPGTLALVTAFISFITLTLIPIPMIRELAIAASIGVGYKIVTNLVMLPLAASYFSFSREYAQRAIGRREQHSRWLSGLALVARPRNAWIVVALGTALLGVAVWQSQGRHVGSLQAGAAELRPEARFNRDAADITTRFDVGLDWLTVVFEVAPAGQLDACARPDAQLFMDDFAQQMSGVPGVLSVRSVADVLKGVNAGLNEGNPKMNTITRDARGLGSQFGSANNQLHGFSSSDCRAQGVNLYLSDHKAVTIKSVVAAVEEFRRANQLSGVKIRLASGNAGVQAATNEVLERSELPMMLYVYGAILLLVLLAYRDWRAMLACCLPLTVATWLGYWFMKDLNIGLTVATLPVMVLATGIGVDYAFYIYNRLQLHLGAGLDISSALERTLHETGVATVFTALTLSIGVATWSFSPLQFQADMGKLLTFMFLVNMVMAVTLLPAFAVVLEGLFPRRAGMLRTPSYAAH; encoded by the coding sequence ATGAGCGGTTCAACGCAACATCTTCCGCAGGACAGCCGGCTGCTGCGCATGGTGGCCCGGCTGGAATCTGTCCTCTTCAGGCGGCGCCTGCCGGTGCTGCTGGCCTTTGCCGCGTTCACCGCGTGCATGGCGGTGCTGGCGCTGGGCTTGCGCATGTCGGCCGGGTTTGAAAAGACCCTGCCGCAGCAGCATGAATACATCAAGACCTTCAACCAGTACCGCGAGGCGCTGTTCGGCGCCAACCGCCTGATCGTGGTGGTGCATGCGCGCCACGGCACGATCTGGAATCCGCCGGTGCTGCGCCAGCTGCTGGGCGTGACCGAGGCCGTGAATTATCTGCAGGGAGTGGATCGCAGCAGCGTCATGTCGCTCTGGACTCCCAACGTTTTCTTCACTGAAATCACGGAAGAGGGTTTCAAGGCGTTGCCGATCACCGGCGGCGAGATCATTCCGGAAAAGCTCAATCCGCAGGTGATCGCCGACATCCGCGAGCGCGTCGCCGCCGGCGGCTATCTCGGCAACCTGGTGTCGCGCGACCAGAGCAGCGCCATGGTGCTGGCCGAGCTCCAGGACAGCGATCCGCAAACCAGCCAGCCGCTCGACTACCGCACTTTCAACCAGCTGCTGGAAGACAAGGTGCGCAAACAGTTTGAAAACGCCGATGTGGAAATCCAGATCATCGGCTTCGCCAAGGCCATCGGCGATATCGGCGAAGAAGCCAGCAAGGTCATGCTGTTCTTCGGTATCGCCTTGCTGCTGACCGGCCTGTCGGTGTACTGGTACTGCCGTTCGCTGCGCCTGACCTTGCTGCCGCTGGTGTGCTCGCTCAGTTCGCTGGTGTGGCAGTTCGGCACCCTCAGGCTGCTGGGTTTCGGCCTCGATCCGCTAGCCATCCTGGTGCCCTTCCTGGTGTTCGCCATCGGCGTTTCGCATGGCGTGCAGCAGATCAATTTCATCGTCCGTGAAATCGCCGACGGCAAGAGTACCGAACTGGCGGCACGGCACAGTTTCACCGGACTCTTGATACCCGGCACGCTGGCGCTCGTAACGGCCTTCATCAGCTTCATTACGCTGACCTTGATTCCGATTCCGATGATACGTGAGCTGGCCATCGCGGCATCGATAGGGGTGGGCTACAAGATCGTCACCAACCTGGTGATGCTGCCGCTTGCCGCTTCCTATTTCAGTTTTTCGCGTGAATACGCGCAGCGCGCCATCGGCCGCCGTGAGCAGCACAGCCGTTGGCTCAGCGGCCTGGCGCTGGTGGCGCGGCCGCGCAACGCCTGGATCGTGGTGGCGCTGGGAACAGCATTGCTCGGCGTCGCTGTCTGGCAAAGCCAGGGCCGCCATGTCGGCAGCCTGCAGGCCGGCGCCGCCGAGCTGCGGCCGGAGGCGCGCTTCAACCGCGATGCCGCCGACATCACGACGCGTTTCGATGTCGGGCTGGATTGGCTGACCGTCGTGTTTGAAGTAGCGCCGGCAGGCCAGCTGGACGCCTGTGCCCGCCCCGATGCCCAGTTGTTCATGGATGATTTTGCACAGCAGATGAGCGGCGTACCCGGCGTGCTGTCGGTGCGCTCGGTGGCCGATGTGCTGAAGGGCGTCAATGCCGGCCTCAACGAAGGAAATCCGAAAATGAACACCATCACCCGCGACGCCCGCGGCCTCGGCTCGCAGTTCGGCAGCGCCAACAACCAGCTGCACGGCTTCTCTTCATCCGATTGCCGGGCCCAAGGCGTCAACCTGTACCTGAGCGATCACAAGGCCGTCACCATCAAGAGCGTGGTCGCCGCGGTCGAGGAATTCCGCCGCGCCAATCAATTGAGCGGTGTGAAGATCCGCCTGGCCAGCGGCAATGCTGGCGTCCAGGCCGCCACCAACGAGGTGCTGGAGCGCAGCGAACTGCCGATGATGCTGTATGTCTACGGCGCCATCCTGCTGCTGGTGCTACTGGCCTACCGCGACTGGCGCGCAATGCTGGCTTGCTGTCTGCCTTTGACGGTCGCCACCTGGCTGGGCTACTGGTTCATGAAGGACCTGAATATCGGCCTGACGGTAGCGACCTTGCCGGTGATGGTGCTGGCCACCGGCATCGGCGTCGACTATGCCTTCTATATCTATAACCGCCTGCAGCTGCATTTGGGCGCCGGCCTCGATATCAGCAGCGCGCTCGAACGCACCTTGCACGAAACCGGCGTGGCGACAGTGTTTACCGCGCTGACGCTATCGATCGGGGTCGCCACCTGGTCGTTCTCGCCGCTGCAGTTCCAGGCCGACATGGGCAAGCTGCTGACCTTCATGTTCCTGGTCAACATGGTGATGGCGGTGACCTTGCTGCCGGCCTTCGCCGTGGTGCTGGAGGGCCTGTTCCCGCGCCGCGCCGGCATGCTGCGCACACCGTCTTATGCGGCTCATTGA
- a CDS encoding YCF48-related protein, with product MFAASTVPYQKTVRLGGLLMAGLFTLAVLSPSTRAADQAASDWPTRRPALIRPQASSSPLLAAATAGLGAGSRIVAVGEHGVILLSDDGSTYRQARSVPTRTMLTTVCFIDRNTGWAAGHDGVVLKTTDGGENWQLLRQQYGQEQPILSIWFGDASNGIAVGLFGMALSSSDGGASWSELKLASGDAADRHLYRILPTPSGTLLVMAEAGTVFRSEDGGKHWDVIDSGAKGSLWSALAFSDNGQSSVVAAGMRGHIVRSNDDGKSWQAVASGTTQSLTDVARLSAQELVVGGMGGALLFSSDGGRHFTARQGAGDAPLTALLKTPGPEPAQLALFSMAGVMKPLAAGTLTQP from the coding sequence ATGTTTGCAGCGTCAACAGTTCCATATCAAAAGACAGTCCGTTTGGGCGGCTTGCTGATGGCCGGTTTATTCACACTGGCGGTGCTTAGCCCGAGTACACGTGCGGCTGACCAGGCCGCATCCGACTGGCCGACCAGGCGGCCCGCCCTAATCCGTCCGCAGGCGAGCAGCAGTCCTTTGCTGGCTGCCGCCACCGCCGGCTTAGGAGCGGGCAGCAGGATAGTGGCGGTAGGCGAGCACGGCGTCATCCTGCTGTCCGACGATGGCAGCACATACCGCCAGGCGCGCAGCGTACCGACCCGCACCATGCTGACCACGGTGTGCTTCATCGACCGTAATACCGGCTGGGCCGCAGGCCATGACGGCGTGGTCCTGAAAACCACCGACGGCGGCGAAAACTGGCAACTGCTGCGCCAGCAGTACGGCCAGGAACAGCCGATCCTGTCGATCTGGTTCGGCGACGCCAGCAACGGCATCGCCGTGGGTTTGTTCGGCATGGCCTTGAGCAGCAGCGACGGCGGCGCCAGCTGGAGCGAGCTGAAACTGGCCAGCGGCGATGCCGCCGACCGCCACCTGTACCGCATCCTCCCCACGCCGAGCGGCACGCTATTGGTCATGGCGGAAGCCGGTACGGTATTCCGCTCGGAAGACGGCGGCAAGCATTGGGACGTGATCGACAGCGGCGCCAAGGGCTCGCTGTGGAGCGCGCTGGCGTTTTCCGATAATGGCCAGAGCAGCGTGGTGGCGGCCGGCATGCGCGGCCACATCGTCCGCAGCAATGACGACGGCAAGAGCTGGCAGGCGGTGGCCTCCGGCACCACGCAGTCGCTGACCGATGTCGCCCGGCTGTCCGCGCAGGAGCTGGTGGTGGGCGGCATGGGCGGCGCGCTGTTGTTCAGCAGCGATGGCGGCCGCCATTTCACAGCGCGCCAAGGCGCCGGCGATGCTCCTCTCACCGCGCTGCTGAAAACACCCGGGCCGGAGCCGGCGCAACTGGCGCTGTTTTCCATGGCGGGCGTCATGAAGCCGCTGGCCGCCGGGACGCTGACCCAGCCCTAG
- a CDS encoding nuclear transport factor 2 family protein, with protein sequence MTDINHTATIADQANAIASRYIAAWSEADAVRRRALIAKVFTPDAVYLDPMARSAGHDGLDAMIGAVQQQFAGLRFRLHGKQDGHNDVVRFSWTLGADGAEPVAYGTDIAVVAADGRIRSVTGFLDAMTVPA encoded by the coding sequence ATGACTGACATCAACCACACTGCCACTATCGCCGATCAAGCCAATGCCATCGCCAGCCGTTACATCGCGGCCTGGAGCGAAGCCGATGCGGTGCGCCGCCGCGCCCTGATCGCCAAGGTGTTTACGCCAGATGCGGTGTATCTCGATCCGATGGCGCGCAGCGCCGGCCACGACGGCCTGGACGCCATGATAGGCGCGGTGCAGCAGCAGTTCGCCGGCCTCCGCTTCCGCCTGCACGGCAAGCAGGACGGCCACAACGATGTCGTGCGCTTTTCCTGGACTCTGGGCGCCGACGGTGCCGAGCCGGTGGCCTACGGCACCGACATCGCGGTGGTGGCGGCCGACGGCCGCATCCGCAGCGTCACCGGTTTCCTGGATGCGATGACGGTGCCGGCATAG